From Lolium perenne isolate Kyuss_39 chromosome 5, Kyuss_2.0, whole genome shotgun sequence, a single genomic window includes:
- the LOC127299555 gene encoding glutathione S-transferase isoform X1, giving the protein MAKGKPILYGAWISSCSHRVRIALNLKGVDYEYKAVNPRTDPDYEKINPIKYIPALVDDDFVVSDSLAIILYLEDKYPQHPLLPKDPKKKALDLQIANIVCSSIQPLQGYGVIGHEGKLSPDESIQLVQRYIDKGFRAIEKLLDGCDTKYSMGDEVHLGDVFLAPQIHAAINRFKVDMHSFSCRKSTQFWHASMTRTWRFRHFKLHCPRISQMHLQPNNQKLDTSIYSSECVISAIMRMVVIASC; this is encoded by the exons ATGGCGAAGGGGAAGCCCATCCTCTACGGAGCCTGGATTAGCTCCTGCTCTCACCGTGTCAGGATAGCTCTCAACCTCAAAG GTGTGGACTATGAGTACAAGGCAGTCAATCCTCGGACAGATCCAG ACTATGAAAAAATCAACCCGATCAAGTATATACCAGCATTGGTAGATGATGACTTTGTTGTGTCTGATTCGCTTGCTATCATTTTG TACCTGGAAGATAAATATCCTCAGCATCCTCTCTTACCTAAAGATCCCAAAAAGAAAGCTCTTGATCTTCAG ATTGCAAACATAGTTTGTTCAAGCATCCAACCTCTCCAGGGCTATGGCGTAATT GGACACGAGGGTAAGTTGAGCCCTGATGAAAGCATTCAGTTGGTTCAACGTTATATTGACAAGGGCTTCAGAG CAATTGAAAAGCTTTTGGATGGATGTGACACTAAATATTCCATGGGAGATGAAGTCCATCTG GGAGATGTGTTCCTAGCACCACAGATCCATGCTGCCATTAATCGCTTCAAAGTTGATATG CATTCCTTTTCTTGCAGAAAAAGTACCCAATTTTGGCACGCTTCCATGACGCGTACATGGAGATTCCGGCATTTCAAGCTGCACTGCCCCAGAATCAGCCAGATGCACCTTCAACCTAACAATCAGAAACTCGATACGTCTATCTATAGCAGCGAGTGTGTAATTTCCGCAATAATGAGGATGGTAGTCATTGCTTCCTGCTGA
- the LOC127299555 gene encoding glutathione S-transferase isoform X2: protein MAKGKPILYGAWISSCSHRVRIALNLKGVDYEYKAVNPRTDPDYEKINPIKYIPALVDDDFVVSDSLAIILYLEDKYPQHPLLPKDPKKKALDLQGHEGKLSPDESIQLVQRYIDKGFRAIEKLLDGCDTKYSMGDEVHLGDVFLAPQIHAAINRFKVDMHSFSCRKSTQFWHASMTRTWRFRHFKLHCPRISQMHLQPNNQKLDTSIYSSECVISAIMRMVVIASC, encoded by the exons ATGGCGAAGGGGAAGCCCATCCTCTACGGAGCCTGGATTAGCTCCTGCTCTCACCGTGTCAGGATAGCTCTCAACCTCAAAG GTGTGGACTATGAGTACAAGGCAGTCAATCCTCGGACAGATCCAG ACTATGAAAAAATCAACCCGATCAAGTATATACCAGCATTGGTAGATGATGACTTTGTTGTGTCTGATTCGCTTGCTATCATTTTG TACCTGGAAGATAAATATCCTCAGCATCCTCTCTTACCTAAAGATCCCAAAAAGAAAGCTCTTGATCTTCAG GGACACGAGGGTAAGTTGAGCCCTGATGAAAGCATTCAGTTGGTTCAACGTTATATTGACAAGGGCTTCAGAG CAATTGAAAAGCTTTTGGATGGATGTGACACTAAATATTCCATGGGAGATGAAGTCCATCTG GGAGATGTGTTCCTAGCACCACAGATCCATGCTGCCATTAATCGCTTCAAAGTTGATATG CATTCCTTTTCTTGCAGAAAAAGTACCCAATTTTGGCACGCTTCCATGACGCGTACATGGAGATTCCGGCATTTCAAGCTGCACTGCCCCAGAATCAGCCAGATGCACCTTCAACCTAACAATCAGAAACTCGATACGTCTATCTATAGCAGCGAGTGTGTAATTTCCGCAATAATGAGGATGGTAGTCATTGCTTCCTGCTGA
- the LOC127299555 gene encoding glutathione S-transferase isoform X4, whose protein sequence is MAKGKPILYGAWISSCSHRVRIALNLKGVDYEYKAVNPRTDPDYEKINPIKYIPALVDDDFVVSDSLAIILYLEDKYPQHPLLPKDPKKKALDLQGHEGKLSPDESIQLVQRYIDKGFRAIEKLLDGCDTKYSMGDEVHLGDVFLAPQIHAAINRFKVDMKKYPILARFHDAYMEIPAFQAALPQNQPDAPST, encoded by the exons ATGGCGAAGGGGAAGCCCATCCTCTACGGAGCCTGGATTAGCTCCTGCTCTCACCGTGTCAGGATAGCTCTCAACCTCAAAG GTGTGGACTATGAGTACAAGGCAGTCAATCCTCGGACAGATCCAG ACTATGAAAAAATCAACCCGATCAAGTATATACCAGCATTGGTAGATGATGACTTTGTTGTGTCTGATTCGCTTGCTATCATTTTG TACCTGGAAGATAAATATCCTCAGCATCCTCTCTTACCTAAAGATCCCAAAAAGAAAGCTCTTGATCTTCAG GGACACGAGGGTAAGTTGAGCCCTGATGAAAGCATTCAGTTGGTTCAACGTTATATTGACAAGGGCTTCAGAG CAATTGAAAAGCTTTTGGATGGATGTGACACTAAATATTCCATGGGAGATGAAGTCCATCTG GGAGATGTGTTCCTAGCACCACAGATCCATGCTGCCATTAATCGCTTCAAAGTTGATATG AAAAAGTACCCAATTTTGGCACGCTTCCATGACGCGTACATGGAGATTCCGGCATTTCAAGCTGCACTGCCCCAGAATCAGCCAGATGCACCTTCAACCTAA
- the LOC127299555 gene encoding glutathione S-transferase isoform X3, whose translation MAKGKPILYGAWISSCSHRVRIALNLKGVDYEYKAVNPRTDPDYEKINPIKYIPALVDDDFVVSDSLAIILYLEDKYPQHPLLPKDPKKKALDLQIANIVCSSIQPLQGYGVIGHEGKLSPDESIQLVQRYIDKGFRAIEKLLDGCDTKYSMGDEVHLGDVFLAPQIHAAINRFKVDMKKYPILARFHDAYMEIPAFQAALPQNQPDAPST comes from the exons ATGGCGAAGGGGAAGCCCATCCTCTACGGAGCCTGGATTAGCTCCTGCTCTCACCGTGTCAGGATAGCTCTCAACCTCAAAG GTGTGGACTATGAGTACAAGGCAGTCAATCCTCGGACAGATCCAG ACTATGAAAAAATCAACCCGATCAAGTATATACCAGCATTGGTAGATGATGACTTTGTTGTGTCTGATTCGCTTGCTATCATTTTG TACCTGGAAGATAAATATCCTCAGCATCCTCTCTTACCTAAAGATCCCAAAAAGAAAGCTCTTGATCTTCAG ATTGCAAACATAGTTTGTTCAAGCATCCAACCTCTCCAGGGCTATGGCGTAATT GGACACGAGGGTAAGTTGAGCCCTGATGAAAGCATTCAGTTGGTTCAACGTTATATTGACAAGGGCTTCAGAG CAATTGAAAAGCTTTTGGATGGATGTGACACTAAATATTCCATGGGAGATGAAGTCCATCTG GGAGATGTGTTCCTAGCACCACAGATCCATGCTGCCATTAATCGCTTCAAAGTTGATATG AAAAAGTACCCAATTTTGGCACGCTTCCATGACGCGTACATGGAGATTCCGGCATTTCAAGCTGCACTGCCCCAGAATCAGCCAGATGCACCTTCAACCTAA